A DNA window from Allokutzneria albata contains the following coding sequences:
- a CDS encoding glycoside hydrolase family 6 protein encodes MKRMIATALAAVGMALGAVPAAANADAFYVDPTSNPAKWVEANGGDPRAVQIKSAIADKPMAKWFGNWNADIRADVSAYVRAALAAKRLPVLVAYNIPGRDCGSHSGGGAGSPAAYRTWSSAFASAIGTLPAVVVIEPDAVAQLDCLADPQKQVRLDLLKHIASELKTKAPNAFTYLDGGNSSWIPAPEMARRLISAGIGDTRGFAVNVSNYRTTAESARYGGDVVAHLGQKKSFVIDVSRNGNGSNGQWCNPAGRKLGEAPRLGAAPAEMLLWVKVPGDSDGECGIAPTTPAGRFTPEIAMRLITGS; translated from the coding sequence ATGAAAAGGATGATCGCCACTGCGCTCGCGGCGGTCGGAATGGCGCTGGGGGCTGTTCCGGCCGCGGCGAACGCCGACGCCTTTTACGTCGACCCCACCTCGAATCCGGCGAAGTGGGTCGAGGCCAACGGCGGTGATCCGCGAGCCGTGCAGATCAAGAGCGCCATCGCCGACAAGCCGATGGCGAAGTGGTTCGGCAACTGGAACGCCGACATCCGCGCGGACGTCTCCGCCTACGTCCGCGCCGCGCTCGCGGCGAAGCGGCTGCCCGTGCTGGTGGCCTACAACATCCCCGGCCGTGACTGCGGCAGCCATTCGGGTGGTGGCGCGGGCAGCCCCGCGGCGTACCGCACGTGGAGCTCCGCTTTCGCCTCCGCGATCGGCACCCTCCCCGCGGTCGTGGTGATCGAGCCCGACGCGGTGGCCCAGCTCGACTGCCTCGCCGATCCGCAGAAGCAGGTGCGGCTCGACCTGCTCAAGCACATCGCCTCGGAGCTGAAGACCAAGGCGCCCAACGCTTTCACCTACCTCGACGGCGGCAACTCCTCGTGGATCCCGGCGCCGGAGATGGCCAGGCGCCTCATCTCCGCCGGTATCGGCGACACGCGGGGCTTCGCGGTCAACGTCTCCAACTACCGCACCACCGCTGAGTCCGCCCGCTACGGTGGTGACGTCGTCGCACACCTCGGTCAGAAGAAGAGCTTCGTGATCGACGTGAGCCGCAACGGCAACGGTTCCAACGGCCAGTGGTGCAACCCCGCGGGCCGCAAGCTCGGCGAGGCTCCCCGGCTCGGCGCCGCGCCCGCGGAGATGCTGCTGTGGGTCAAGGTCCCCGGCGACTCCGACGGCGAATGCGGTATCGCGCCCACCACCCCCGCCGGCAGGTTCACCCCGGAGATCGCCATGCGGTTGATCACCGGTAGCTGA